One stretch of Pseudomonas fragi DNA includes these proteins:
- a CDS encoding TonB-dependent receptor, giving the protein MYKCRSKAQWVGFTVSALALAIASERLSAAETSAIGATEHVEVVGQAVSLDKALRQQRNSDTIESVVHADGVAQLPDANVAEAVQRLPGISIERDQGEGRFVSVRGLGPDLNSVTINGTLVPSPESARRAVALDVLPSELVQSLSVIKTLTPDMDANSLGGTVDVQSLSAFDHDGLFFTGSTEAGYNKNSHKTSPKVSGAISDRFSLGDGVDNFGVAAALSWNKRDFRSDNVETGGDWDFTDGARLNSFEQRVYEISRERAGGGLNFDYKPDDDTSLYLRTLYSRFEDNETRNSTAFEFSDPQAEDEVGKTKTKRKLKQREETQEIQSYVFGGERTMGLWTLSGQAGYSESSEDNPGGIAGATFKGSSSIGDGGFYDTEKPRPIIGAGFYDPNNFSLDKVDWQEQHTKDIEKNIRLDLARDYDVQGYASQVKFGGKVSRRNKDNDLNAWTYKDFSDLGFSDEQLSLNAFNKGNLHYNLGQYGPGISGGGIKDLIGGLNRDDFYNEQDSRANDFKMREDINAAYLMNTVDIDDWRFIAGLRYEGTEFEAKGTGVRDGVFEDQDTQRDYHHWLPGLHARYQLAKNTQVRAAWTNTVVRPTFGQLAPGFVIEDDKAEFGNPNLKPLESSNFDLGIEHFMGQAGTVSAFLFYKDIKNFVYNNDLAGSGEWVDFTEAHSYANGDSAKLYGLELAYSQKFDWLPSPWNGLILGANSTFSRSNASIRGVDAATGASLKRDIDLPNQSKTVGNLMLGWEDDKLSLRLSANYKSDYLYELAGVNDKAHDTYVDAQTFVDFSARYSLTKNLQLKFDAQNLTDQPYFMYSGNSRFNNQYEEYGPTYSLGLTYTHF; this is encoded by the coding sequence ATGTACAAGTGTCGCAGCAAGGCGCAGTGGGTCGGCTTTACGGTCAGTGCATTGGCCCTGGCAATCGCCAGCGAGCGTTTGAGCGCCGCCGAAACATCGGCCATCGGTGCCACCGAGCACGTTGAAGTGGTCGGTCAGGCCGTCAGCCTGGACAAGGCACTCAGGCAACAACGCAACTCGGACACCATCGAAAGCGTGGTGCATGCCGATGGCGTGGCGCAGTTGCCCGACGCCAACGTCGCCGAGGCCGTGCAGCGCCTGCCCGGCATCAGCATCGAGCGCGACCAGGGCGAAGGCCGCTTTGTCAGCGTGCGCGGCCTGGGCCCGGACCTCAACAGCGTGACCATCAACGGCACGCTGGTGCCGTCCCCGGAAAGCGCCCGCCGCGCCGTGGCCCTGGATGTCTTGCCCTCGGAACTGGTGCAATCGCTGTCGGTGATCAAGACCCTGACCCCGGATATGGACGCCAACTCCCTGGGCGGTACGGTGGACGTGCAAAGCCTTTCGGCCTTCGACCATGACGGCCTGTTCTTCACAGGCAGCACGGAGGCCGGCTACAACAAGAACAGCCACAAGACCAGCCCCAAGGTATCGGGGGCCATCAGCGACCGTTTCAGCCTGGGCGACGGCGTCGACAACTTCGGTGTGGCCGCAGCGCTGAGCTGGAACAAGCGTGACTTTCGCTCCGACAACGTCGAAACCGGCGGCGACTGGGATTTCACCGATGGCGCGCGCCTCAACAGTTTTGAACAGCGTGTTTATGAAATCAGCCGCGAGCGTGCCGGTGGCGGCCTGAACTTCGACTACAAGCCCGACGACGACACCAGCCTGTACCTGCGCACGCTGTACAGCCGCTTTGAAGACAACGAAACCCGCAACTCCACCGCCTTTGAGTTCTCCGACCCCCAGGCCGAAGACGAAGTGGGCAAAACCAAAACCAAGCGCAAGCTCAAGCAGCGCGAGGAAACCCAGGAAATCCAGTCCTATGTATTCGGCGGCGAACGCACCATGGGCCTGTGGACCCTGAGCGGCCAGGCCGGTTACAGCGAGTCCAGCGAAGACAATCCGGGGGGCATTGCCGGGGCAACGTTCAAGGGCAGCTCCAGCATTGGCGACGGCGGCTTCTACGACACCGAAAAACCGCGGCCGATCATCGGCGCAGGCTTTTATGACCCCAACAACTTCAGCCTCGACAAGGTGGACTGGCAAGAACAGCACACCAAGGACATCGAGAAAAACATCCGCCTGGACCTGGCCCGCGATTACGACGTGCAGGGCTACGCCTCCCAGGTCAAGTTCGGCGGCAAGGTCAGCCGGCGCAACAAGGACAACGACCTCAATGCCTGGACCTACAAGGACTTCTCCGACCTGGGCTTCAGCGACGAGCAACTGAGCCTTAATGCTTTCAACAAGGGCAACCTGCACTACAACCTCGGCCAGTACGGCCCGGGCATTAGCGGCGGCGGAATCAAGGACCTGATCGGTGGCCTGAACCGCGACGACTTCTACAACGAGCAGGACTCGCGGGCCAATGACTTCAAGATGCGCGAAGACATCAACGCCGCGTATCTGATGAATACCGTGGATATCGATGACTGGCGCTTTATCGCCGGCCTGCGCTACGAGGGCACCGAGTTCGAGGCCAAGGGCACGGGCGTGCGCGATGGCGTATTTGAAGACCAGGACACCCAGCGCGATTACCACCACTGGCTGCCAGGGCTGCATGCCCGTTACCAGTTGGCGAAAAACACCCAGGTACGTGCGGCCTGGACCAATACCGTAGTGCGCCCGACCTTTGGCCAGTTGGCCCCGGGTTTTGTGATCGAAGACGACAAGGCCGAGTTCGGCAACCCTAACCTCAAGCCGCTGGAATCGAGCAACTTCGACCTTGGCATCGAGCACTTTATGGGGCAGGCGGGCACGGTGTCAGCGTTCCTGTTCTACAAGGACATCAAGAACTTCGTCTATAACAACGACCTGGCGGGTAGCGGCGAGTGGGTCGACTTCACCGAAGCCCACAGCTACGCCAACGGCGACAGCGCCAAGCTCTATGGCCTGGAACTGGCCTACTCGCAGAAGTTCGACTGGCTGCCATCACCCTGGAACGGTTTGATCCTGGGCGCCAACAGCACCTTCAGCCGCTCCAATGCCAGCATCAGGGGCGTTGACGCTGCCACCGGAGCCAGCCTCAAGCGCGATATCGACTTGCCCAACCAGTCCAAGACCGTTGGCAACCTGATGCTTGGCTGGGAAGACGACAAGTTGAGCCTGCGCCTGTCAGCCAACTACAAGTCGGACTACCTCTACGAACTGGCCGGGGTCAACGACAAGGCCCATGACACCTATGTCGATGCGCAGACCTTTGTTGATTTCAGCGCCCGCTACTCGCTGACCAAGAACCTGCAGCTCAAGTTCGACGCCCAGAACCTCACGGATCAGCCGTACTTCATGTACAGCGGCAACAGTCGCTTCAACAACCAGTACGAAGAATACGGCCCGACCTACTCGCTGGGCCTGACCTACACCCATTTTTAA
- a CDS encoding phytase: MTHLFTRKPRFLPLLACLTAGSVQAAPDIAAPALQQWSTGKAQALGFLPSGTGDERLAVSKREGLMLLDKQGKTLSRVQGAFAGLDSRALGDQVLVASNDKDKQQVALFNLDPKSHQWQAPSYLPARDYAVNGVCLYQDDASNIYLFTVGEEGKGEQWLVAADNRRLPTPLLVRSLPLPPQAKFCKVDDAAQNLFVNEENVGWWAYPAHAEADVERVPVAMVEPFGNLKKSAGDMALVPGGLLGLDPEAAQLNLYQQQGKAWAPVASLLLAGVTEPEHLALRQTPQGLQLLVQDGASNKLYEGALAWKATPASLPPVLVSVKPAVQTEVVMSQGDAADDPAIWVHPQTPALSRVLGTNKQQGLEVYDLQGKRVQHLPVGRLNNVDVRPGFELGGRTVDLAVATNRDHNSLSVFSIDRATGTVQAAGEIATPVTDIYGLCLFKAPSGEIYSFANDKDGTFVQHRLYAKGDKVEGELVRQFKVATQPEGCVADDRNQRLFIGEEDVAVWAVDARPDQPATLTSVIKVGGPVHDDIEGMGLYQTEKDNYLVISSQGNDSYVVVDAEPPYALRGAFRVGVNAAAGIDGASETDGLEVTSANLGGPWSKGMLVVQDGRKRMPEQAQNFKYIPWSEVAKALRLP; encoded by the coding sequence ATGACTCATTTGTTCACACGCAAACCCCGCTTCCTGCCCTTGCTGGCCTGCCTGACCGCAGGCAGCGTCCAGGCTGCCCCCGATATCGCCGCCCCGGCCTTGCAGCAATGGTCCACCGGCAAGGCCCAGGCCCTGGGCTTCCTGCCCAGTGGCACGGGTGACGAACGCCTGGCAGTGAGCAAGCGCGAGGGCCTGATGCTGCTCGACAAACAGGGCAAAACCCTGAGCCGGGTACAGGGCGCCTTTGCCGGGCTGGACAGCCGCGCCCTGGGCGATCAGGTGCTGGTGGCCAGTAACGACAAGGACAAGCAGCAAGTTGCGCTGTTCAACCTCGACCCCAAGAGCCATCAATGGCAAGCGCCGTCCTATCTGCCTGCCCGTGACTATGCGGTGAACGGCGTGTGCCTGTACCAGGATGACGCGAGCAATATCTACCTGTTTACCGTGGGTGAAGAGGGCAAGGGTGAGCAGTGGCTGGTGGCGGCCGACAACCGCCGTCTGCCGACGCCGCTGCTGGTGCGCAGCCTGCCACTGCCACCGCAGGCCAAGTTCTGCAAGGTCGATGACGCCGCGCAGAACCTGTTCGTCAACGAAGAGAATGTCGGTTGGTGGGCCTACCCGGCCCATGCCGAGGCCGACGTCGAGCGCGTGCCGGTGGCGATGGTCGAGCCATTTGGCAACCTGAAAAAATCCGCCGGGGATATGGCCCTGGTGCCGGGCGGCTTGCTTGGCCTCGATCCCGAGGCGGCACAACTGAACCTGTATCAGCAGCAGGGCAAGGCCTGGGCGCCGGTGGCTAGCCTGCTGCTGGCCGGGGTCACCGAGCCCGAGCATCTGGCCCTGCGCCAGACGCCGCAAGGCCTGCAACTGCTGGTGCAGGACGGTGCCAGCAACAAGTTGTACGAAGGCGCATTGGCCTGGAAAGCCACACCGGCCAGCCTGCCCCCTGTGCTGGTCAGCGTAAAACCTGCGGTGCAAACCGAAGTGGTGATGAGCCAGGGCGATGCGGCCGATGACCCGGCCATCTGGGTTCACCCGCAAACCCCGGCCCTGAGCCGGGTGCTGGGCACCAACAAGCAGCAGGGCCTTGAGGTGTACGACCTGCAGGGTAAACGCGTGCAGCATCTGCCGGTTGGGCGGCTGAACAACGTCGATGTGCGCCCGGGCTTCGAGCTGGGCGGGCGTACTGTGGATCTGGCGGTGGCGACCAATCGCGATCACAACAGCCTCAGTGTGTTCAGCATAGACCGCGCCACCGGCACAGTGCAGGCCGCGGGCGAGATTGCCACGCCGGTTACCGATATCTACGGCCTGTGCCTGTTCAAGGCACCGTCGGGCGAGATCTACAGCTTTGCCAACGACAAAGACGGCACCTTTGTGCAACACCGCTTGTACGCCAAGGGTGACAAGGTTGAGGGCGAACTGGTGCGCCAGTTCAAGGTCGCGACCCAGCCTGAAGGCTGCGTGGCAGACGATCGCAATCAGCGCCTGTTTATCGGTGAAGAGGATGTGGCGGTGTGGGCAGTGGACGCCCGACCGGATCAACCGGCCACGCTGACCAGCGTGATCAAGGTGGGCGGCCCGGTGCATGACGATATCGAAGGCATGGGCCTGTACCAGACCGAAAAAGACAACTACCTGGTGATCTCCAGCCAGGGCAACGACAGCTATGTGGTGGTCGATGCCGAGCCGCCCTATGCCCTGCGTGGTGCGTTCCGGGTAGGGGTCAATGCCGCTGCGGGCATCGATGGCGCGTCGGAAACCGATGGCCTGGAAGTGACCTCGGCCAACCTCGGCGGCCCGTGGAGCAAAGGCATGCTGGTGGTGCAGGACGGTCGCAAGCGCATGCCCGAGCAGGCGCAGAACTTCAAGTACATTCCCTGGAGCGAAGTGGCCAAGGCGTTGCGCCTGCCATAA
- the tolQ gene encoding protein TolQ gives MHATMEHMTIWGLISDASLLVKGVMLTLLLASLLSWFLIVRRSAILRRSERDMDSFARRLRGQGELNALYRESRDTSHEDAGAEQVFAAAYSEYAQLKQQPGVDADGVMQGVERALYVAISEQEVRLEKGLQFLATVGSVSPYIGLFGTVWGIMNSFIGLSQVQQATLSTVAPGIAEALIATAIGLFAAIPAVIAYNRFSARGQTLLTRYYSLGNEVQMRLYRSLHAGSRNMSAVA, from the coding sequence ATGCACGCAACCATGGAACATATGACGATCTGGGGCCTGATCAGCGACGCGAGTCTGCTGGTCAAGGGCGTGATGCTGACCCTGCTGCTGGCTTCGCTGCTGAGCTGGTTCCTGATTGTGCGCCGCAGCGCCATCCTGCGCCGCAGCGAGCGCGACATGGACAGCTTTGCCCGGCGCTTGCGTGGCCAGGGTGAGCTCAATGCCCTGTACCGCGAAAGCCGCGATACCAGCCATGAAGATGCCGGTGCCGAGCAAGTCTTCGCCGCCGCCTACAGTGAATACGCCCAGCTCAAGCAGCAGCCGGGGGTGGATGCCGATGGTGTGATGCAAGGGGTGGAGCGGGCGCTGTATGTGGCTATCAGCGAGCAGGAAGTTCGCCTGGAGAAAGGCCTGCAGTTTTTGGCGACCGTGGGTTCGGTAAGCCCCTATATCGGCCTGTTCGGTACCGTATGGGGGATCATGAACTCCTTTATCGGTCTGTCCCAGGTACAACAGGCAACCCTGTCCACCGTGGCGCCTGGCATCGCCGAAGCCCTGATCGCCACGGCCATCGGCCTGTTTGCGGCGATCCCGGCGGTCATCGCTTATAACCGCTTCTCGGCCCGTGGCCAGACCCTGCTGACCCGTTACTACAGCCTCGGCAACGAAGTGCAGATGCGCTTGTACCGCAGCCTGCATGCCGGTTCGCGGAACATGTCCGCCGTCGCTTGA
- the tolR gene encoding protein TolR, giving the protein MLARPQRKHGPKAEMNVVPYIDVMLVLLVIFMVTAPMLTQGVKIELPKVASEALVNDSQQKILTLSVKAEGGYYWNLGSELDTKNQTDSAVSLEELQAKVGQVVAQDSNTQVYIRADNEAGYGSVVKAMAALQQGGVSNLGLVTEAPQ; this is encoded by the coding sequence ATGCTTGCTCGACCACAGCGCAAACACGGGCCCAAGGCCGAAATGAACGTAGTGCCTTACATCGACGTGATGTTGGTGCTGCTGGTGATCTTTATGGTGACCGCGCCGATGTTGACCCAAGGGGTGAAAATCGAGCTGCCCAAGGTTGCGAGCGAAGCTCTGGTCAATGACAGCCAGCAAAAAATCCTCACCTTGTCGGTCAAGGCTGAAGGCGGCTACTACTGGAACCTGGGCAGTGAACTGGACACCAAAAACCAGACCGACAGCGCCGTAAGCCTTGAAGAGTTGCAGGCCAAGGTTGGGCAGGTGGTGGCCCAGGACAGCAACACTCAGGTGTATATCCGCGCCGACAACGAGGCAGGTTATGGCAGCGTGGTCAAGGCGATGGCGGCCCTGCAGCAAGGT